The Penicillium psychrofluorescens genome assembly, chromosome: 2 nucleotide sequence CCGTCCGACTCGAGGAACTGCTCAGTATCAGACAGTGACTCTTGTGGTGTATCAGGCGGCACCTGTGTGAAAAATAGTGTGCTCAGGGTCGTTCTTCTGTGATATCGCGCATGGAAATAAGGAAGCCGCTGTGCGGGTGGCTGTTGGATGAACATTCGGCGCCAACTTGCGCGTTCATACATAAAGGAGCCATGACACTCCTCTCTCGAGATTGGAAGACATTCAAAACTGGATTCGTCAAACTCGCATCTGCCAAAATGATTTAACATGTTATCTTGCTCGTCCGACGATGGCACAAAAGCAGTTTCGGCTGATGTGATTGGGTCAGGGAACCAGAGAGGAAAGCGCTCAGCGAGTAGGGGATTGCGGGCTTTGGTTTCGTACTCCGGTGCAggcaggaagaaaagatgCTTTTGAAGACGAGGGGAATGAGTTATTAGATCGTGCCATGACCGGGAAACGCGCAGGACAGAGGTCAGTATGGTTTTGATgtcgagatggaggaggatgttCTCGAGTACCTCAGGCAATGAGGTAGCATGCTGCGTTGAACCCATTTTGAGAGTGTTGTTggcaaaaaggaaaagaacgGAGGCGAGATACAGATAAAGCGGAGGTTGACTCACATCACGTGTCGGTAAGGTTGTTGGTATTAATAGAACATGAAAACATATTTCGAGGATGGTCGCTTGTTAATAGTCGCTGGTCTAGTCTGGCGCAGTAGTCTCGCGTAAAACCTTTGGAATGTGCCTTCCTATCTACTGGTTTGATTCAATTCCTCGTAGTGTTGACACGAACTCGCAAATCTGATCTATAACATCACAGAAAAATCGGACAAACGTAGAAAATATCGCACCAACATAAATGCTCATTGTCGCGCAGTATGGACATCCCCTCGAAATGATAATGAGGTTCGGGTTGATACAGCCCGAGGCACCTGATACTAACGTCATTCTTCAACGAATTATGAACGGTTGCTCGACACATTTTGAGGTCGATGTAGAGATTCTGCAGGCATTGTCGCCTATAAGCCTTACCTGATACATACTATATCTTTGTCTAGATACTTCTCCCCTAAGCGATGTTTCAAACTTCTCGGTTCACGATATTGCTCTGGTGGATGCTCCGGCATTCCACTTCGCCGTGGACACTTGCCCGAATGGCGAGGTCTACAACATGGCCATTCGAGGCGGTGACTCtggtggattggatggtATTGATGTCTGGTCTACCAACATGTGGATCCATGATGTGCGTGTTTCAAGTACCTTTTCTGGTAGTTTGTTTACTGACTGCCACCTTAGATCGAGGTTACTAATAAGGATGAATGCGTCACTGTCAAGAGTCCGTCGAAGAACATTTTGGTGGAAGGCATTTAGTGCAACTGGAGCGGCGGCTGTGCTATGGTCTCGCTAGGTACTGACACTGACATCTCTGATATCACATACCGCAACATCTACACCTGGTCCTCCAACCAGATGTACATGATCAAGAGCTATGGCGGCAACGGCACAGTCTCCAATGTGCTCTTAGAAAACTTCATCGGTACGGCTGTCATTTCCCCGACTGTTCACAGAAGCTCACAAGCAGCCAGGCCATGGCAACGCCTACTCGCTCGACATAGACCAATACTGGAGCAGCATGTCCGAAGCCCCAGGCGATGGCATCCAACTCAACAACGTCACGATCAGTAACTGGAAAGGCACTGAGTCGGACGGAGCCGAGCGAGGTCCTATCAGAGTAGCCTGGGCTGACGCGGTGCCCTGCACCGACGTGACTATCGAGGACTTTGCAATGTGGACCGAGGAAGGTTCTACACAGTGGTACTCCTGTGAGAGCGGTTACGGTTCTGGGTTCTGCTTGGACACTGGCGATGACTACACCTCGTATACCACCACTATGTCCGTCACTGCTGCCCCCTCAGGCTACTCTGCGCCGACAATGGCGTCGGATCTAGCCACTGCCTTTGGTACTGCGATGCCTATCCCCGTCCCTGCTATTCCTACTTCATTTTATCCCGGTGCGACGCCATATAGTAAGTTGGCGGGCGCGAAGTCGTCTTCTGCTTCGAGGAAGAGTTCGACTTATGCTGCTCGGCGTTGGTAGTTGTGTGCCTAGAGCCTCGTAGTGAACATCTAGTTCGAGCCACCATGTAATGGTGCCATTTTCTTTGGATTAATGGTGATATCGTTCGGGTTTGATCTGAAAAATTGTTAAGTCAAAGAAACCTTTTGGCTCGCGAAATGTTTCTTCGCTGTCTCTTCTCGGCCTAAAAGGGTATTTGTTGTCATCTCGAGTCGAAGTGGCGTGTTTGTCGATCTATATGTTTGATGTTTGACCGGGCGCGCCTTCTCGTGTCGCCCCAAACCCAAACCTGACGATCGATCTATCCACGATCACGCCATTGGAAAAAAACTCACTGGAATCAAGGTGACAAAGTTGAATCCTTTTAATGTGATTCGACGCCCGATGGGGCCAAGCACAGGGTTGCAATGGACAAGGGATACGTACTGACAGCTTGTCGCATTCATAAGCCCTTGCTCGCGCGACACGGTCAACAAGTTTCCCTTCGTCCCCCCACACCCACTGCCCATGTCCAGCCCTTCCAAATCCCCCGGGCCGGAGCCCATGGCCGTCGATTCGGattcttcatcgccgccatccgCACCCGACGATGGTCCTGACGCGAGCTACAAGGGCAAGGCGGAAGTGCTCAACCACGCCATCCAAAGTATCGGCATGGGTCGCTACCAGTGGCAGCTGTTCGTGGTGATCGGGTTCGGCTGGGCGAGCGACAATCTCTGGCCCATTGTGACATCCTTGATTTTGCCAGCCATCGAAAACGAGTTCCATCCCTCGCAGGGGCCGTTGCTGACTCTGGCGCAAAATATCGGGCTGCTCGTGGGGGCTGTATTTTGGGGGTTCGGATGCGACATCTTCGGTCGCAGGTGGGCGTTCAATCTGACCATCGGCATCACCGGGGTGTTTGGCATGATCGCAGCAGGATCGCCCAATTTTGCAGCTGCTTGTGTGTTTGCCGCATTGTGGTCTGTCGGTGTTGGGGGCAATCTGCCTGTTGACTCGGCCATTTTCCTGGAATTTTTACCGGGAACGCATCAGTATCTGTTGACTATCTTGTCGATTGACTGGGCGTTCGCGCAAGTGTTGGCTAACCTGGTCGCATGGCCCTTGCTGGGGTATCGGACGTGCGAGTCTGGCAAGGATTGTACCAAAGCTAAGAATATGGGATGGCGGTATTTCATGATCGCGATGGGCGGGCTTGCCATGATCATGTTTGTTATCCGCTTTGTCTTTTTCACCATCTATGAATCGCCCAAGTACTTGATGGGCAAAGGCAGAAACACCGAAGCCGTGGAGGTTGTTCATGAAGTGGCGCACCGGAACGGCAAAAcatcctctctctctcagAATGAGCTCGATGATCTGGACCATAGCGAGGCGACTGGCATGGATGCGACAGCTATTGTGCGCCAAAACCTCGACAAGCTGAGCCTGAAGCACGTCCGCGCTCTTTTCAACACACGCAAGCGAGCATACGGAACAACGCTTATTGTTCTGGTCTGGGCATTCATTGGACTCGGATATCCACTCTACAACTCCTTCCTGCCCTTCATCCAAGAGTCCCGCGGTCATACTTTCGGAGACGGATCAACATATATCACCTACCGGAATTCTCTGATTATCGCCACGATGGGGATCCCAGGATGTCTCATCGGAGGCGTTTTGGTCGAACTGCCTCGATTCGGACGGAAGGGCGCCTTGTGTTCGTCAACGCTACTTACAGGCGTGTTTCTCCTGGGCTCGACCACGGCAGCATCATCCAACGCCCTTCTTGGCTGGAACTGCGCATTCAACTTCATGAGCAGTCTGATGTATGCCGTTCTGTACGCCTACACGCCCGAGCAATTTCTCACCAAAGACCGAGGCACCGGAAACGCCCTGACTGCCTCTGCCAATcgcatcttcggcatcatGGCTCCCATCGTCGCGATGTTTGCTAATCTCAATACTCCTGTTCCGGTGTATGTCAGTGGCGCACTTTTCATTTCGGCTGGTCTGCTGGTGCTTCTGATGCCGTATGAGTCTAGAGGAAAGGCAAGTCTGTGATGGTACTCGGTGGCAAAATTTCTTCTGGAGGCTCAGAACTCTCTGTACATATCACAGATGATGAAATTTCACATGAAATGATTTCTTGGAACATAGTGACCATCTTTGCCCCACAGCCGTTTAATCTAAAACACTCTAAGCATCCCAGCTCAGGTCCACTTGTGGCTCACCGTCCGAGTTACTATGACATCATGTGCGCGACCCCGTCCGATGGAACGAACAAGCCCGGGGGAAAACAAACAGTGATACATGTTCGTCAGCTGGCCCAAGGAATTAATATAAATCAATATAACAAGGTTATGTACCAGCCACTACGGCCCCACGCAGGGTAAGCGAGAGGGCCCATGTGGACTGCTGGGACCTCACCCGGAGAATTTCAACCAATAACCACCGCACGTTACTGGTTATGAGATCAACGCCTGTTGTTTATCAAGGTTCCATACGTCAGATCCATTGTAACGCCACGGATCAAGTGGCTGATAACCAATGATCGACGATTTCGGTGGCCATTCCCATTCGTCTGTGCAGCACTGTCATGACTGTGTGGCTTGTGTCTTGTGGCTGGTCTGTGTAGGACATTATATCATATTGTCTCGACAGCAGGTTTTGGTGGCTGCGACAGACGGGTATATAAAGAGCTCGTTGAGGCAGGTGTTGCATATCATAACTCACAACTCGTCTATCACACACAGACAATCTCCTCAATACTATCCATCTACGTTTACAATTACTTAACAACATACTCAATATGTCTCAAGAGAACAGTAAGTTCCGTGCAATCCACGTCATCAACCTCTCCTGATCTAACGGGATCCGTTCTAACTAGGCGGCGGCCTTCTAGGTGGATTGACCGACACCGTCGGCAAGACTGTGGGCGGCGTCACCAACACGGTAGGCGGCGCCGTGGGTGGTGTCGGAAAGACTGCTGGCGGAGCGACTGAAGGACTGGGCCAGACTGTCTCCGGTGCGACGGAGGGTCTGGGCAATACTACCAAGGACGCGGGCCAGGGTGTCCAGGGATCAGTGGAGAGTGTTGGTGGACAGAAGCAGACTGGCGATAACCCTCTAGGCCTGAGCAAATAGGCTTGAACAGAAGCTAAATAGAGCTACTCTCGAGAGGGGTGGAAGGCCTGTACAGGGCCTAAGGCATGATTTTCGTGTTTTAGTTTAGTTAAGATATGAGATAAGAATGTATTTTGGGGATGTGACAACTTATACTCGGGTCGCCTTGTAGAGCATGAGCTTAATCGACGGGTTATTTTGTAATCTCGATGTTTTTTGCACTATCAACCAATGGTCCAATGATCCGGTCGATTTTCAATGAAAACAATGCTTAAACCTCAATATCTTTACCATCCAACCAATTCTTAGCCAGCCTGTACAAAAGATCATGCTTTTCCCCCGCCGGTGTTCCAACATGTCTCCTATGTCCTGGCATATCCTTCAACACAGTAACACCCATAGTGAGCTCCTGGCAGTAGGCAAGACACTTATAACCCTCAGGGTAGGAGTTAAGCTTCTCCTCATCAAGCTTCGGAAATTTATTCGGATTGACAGGAATCAGCTTATCCTTCTCATACCAGTGCCTGACAAAGCGCGCACCCCAGCGCCCGTCAGTCttctcaaagaagaaacagaagcgGCAATCTGCCTCTGCATCGACCTCTGCGCCGTCAATGGTGAATCGCTGAGTGATAGTAGCTTTCATCTTGGTGACAGCGCGGCTGGCATCGGGCGTGATATCGGTCGTGACACCGTGGCAGCGGTGCATGATAAAAGCGCCCTTGTCCATTCCAGCCTTGGAGGCTGCTATGAAGTCCTTGTAGGAGACTCGGCCAGACCAGGTCGTGTACACGTAGGCTCCGGGGTGGAAGATCGACTCAAAGTTCTCCCACTCACAGGCATCGCTAATTATCGTTATTATTTTTTCAAAGAAGATTACAGCAACCTGAGTACTTGCCGGTAGCAGGGCCAGCCTTCGGCCAGTTCCCGAAGCTTTGCGCGCTCGAGCACCAAATCGGTTGGCCCGTTGTTGCGGATAGCGTGGTCGGGCCTGGTGCCCTGGGGCAGTGAATGAAGATCTGGCATGGTTCTCTGGTATATAGAGAATATTTGTGGCTAACACCTATAATGTGATCGAAGTTGGCTGCTCATGGGAATATTATAGAAGTTCCCCTCACGAAAGGGTGTCGGCAGTCACGGCTAAAGACAAAGCCGAGAGTATGCGGTTCAAACGAGCCCCTCAATTTATGAGGCGGATAGGTAATGTGACCCAAGAATATAACTGCAAATGATTTCGTACGCACACCTTCCTATAGTCCACAGGGAATATGCAGTGCGCCATTATCCATTATTAACGAAGAAATAAGAGAGCCTTCGCCGGCGTTTCGCTACTCTTTCAACATATCACTAGATTGCGCCACCTTGTCTTGCAGACACACTTCTGCCTCCAAATCCGAATCAACGGAATCCAAAGGGCGAACCACCCCCGGAACCACTGCCGGGATCAGTGTCGCTCGGTCAGGCCAGAAATGGTTCAAGGAGAAGTAAAATGtgaaagaaagacagaacCCGTAAAGATAGTTGATAGCATAGAGATGTCGCAGCCCGGTGTCGATGTTGACTTTTGTTGGTGTCACAGAGTGCGCCAGGCCCGGGAGAAGTGGAATAATCACCACCAGATTACACAATAGAGCGCGCCAATTGGTACCGAGCTGGTTTTGATCACATTTATTAGTAAATCTGATTTCAGATCAGAAGTATCGCAGGCCGCATACCTTGTAGTAGTATATGCCTCGCGGATCATATAGAGCAGGGACGTCATATTTGCGTCGCTTAATGAGCCAGTAATCGCAGCAAAGAATGCCCGCAATCGGTGCCATAAAGATGGAATATGCGCCCATGAAGCTGAGAAAGGTTTCGCCGCTCTTAATGATAATCCAGGGACAGAGCGCCCATCCACCCAGAACCATGCACATTATCATTCCGCGTTTAATGTTGAACCATTTCGGGCACATGGTCGTCATATCTGGACGAGAATTAGTATCTAGTGGGCTAGAGCTTGATTGGTACCAACCGTTTGCGAACGAGATTGAGTTAGCTGAGATGTTGTTGCAGATTTGTGCCAACAGCCACAGCGATGAACAGAAAAAGGCCGCGGCTCGCCCACCTGAGGAGCCTTGCCACTGGTCAATTATCTGCAGCGGGCTCCATAAAATGGTCCCATACACCTGTTTAGATGCGCTGGCCGCAATGATCCCAAAAAGACCAGTGGTGACTTTGAAGAGGGGAATCATGGGCAGTTGCCAAACTGGACCGCCTGGCTTCTTGCTGAAGCGCGAGAAATCGGAAATATTGACCGCGAGTGTTGAAAAGCCACCTAGAGCTTCATTAGAATTGAAAGCAATCAATGTAATCCTTAATACAAGCATACCGGTGATTGAGGTCATATTCATCAGCCATAGCCATGCTCGCTCGGCGCCGTGAACTGTGGATGGCTCATGGAATATCGCACTTCCCCCGCCAGCCTTGACCGATATCCAAATTACCATAGCTAACGCCATGGGTGGTACCAGAGTGGACTTGAAAATAAACATGTATTGCAACTTATGGGTCGGTATGAAGAGGAATGGCGTTTGAACGACATGGTAGATAACATAGGAAATCATTCCCTGTGTCGTAATAGCTGCCGATGCTGGCAAATGATTAGGAAGATTGGCGAAGCTGGGCCAAATGGCGGTGATAATCCATCGCATTTGTTAGCTATATGGGGAAAC carries:
- a CDS encoding uncharacterized protein (ID:PFLUO_003451-T1.cds;~source:funannotate); translated protein: MAIRGGDSGGLDGIDVWSTNMWIHDIEVTNKDECVTVKSTDTDISDITYRNIYTWSSNQMYMIKSYGGNGTVSNVLLENFIGHGNAYSLDIDQYWSSMSEAPGDGIQLNNVTISNWKGTESDGAERGPIRVAWADAVPCTDVTIEDFAMWTEEGSTQWYSCESGYGSGFCLDTGDDYTSYTTTMSVTAAPSGYSAPTMASDLATAFGTAMPIPVPAIPTSFYPGATPYSKLAGAKSSSASRKSSTYAARRW
- a CDS encoding uncharacterized protein (ID:PFLUO_003452-T1.cds;~source:funannotate), whose product is MSSPSKSPGPEPMAVDSDSSSPPSAPDDGPDASYKGKAEVLNHAIQSIGMGRYQWQLFVVIGFGWASDNLWPIVTSLILPAIENEFHPSQGPLLTLAQNIGLLVGAVFWGFGCDIFGRRWAFNLTIGITGVFGMIAAGSPNFAAACVFAALWSVGVGGNLPVDSAIFLEFLPGTHQYLLTILSIDWAFAQVLANLVAWPLLGYRTCESGKDCTKAKNMGWRYFMIAMGGLAMIMFVIRFVFFTIYESPKYLMGKGRNTEAVEVVHEVAHRNGKTSSLSQNELDDLDHSEATGMDATAIVRQNLDKLSLKHVRALFNTRKRAYGTTLIVLVWAFIGLGYPLYNSFLPFIQESRGHTFGDGSTYITYRNSLIIATMGIPGCLIGGVLVELPRFGRKGALCSSTLLTGVFLLGSTTAASSNALLGWNCAFNFMSSLMYAVLYAYTPEQFLTKDRGTGNALTASANRIFGIMAPIVAMFANLNTPVPVYVSGALFISAGLLVLLMPYESRGKASL
- a CDS encoding uncharacterized protein (ID:PFLUO_003453-T1.cds;~source:funannotate); this encodes MSQENSGGLLGGLTDTVGKTVGGVTNTVGGAVGGVGKTAGGATEGLGQTVSGATEGLGNTTKDAGQGVQGSVESVGGQKQTGDNPLGLSK
- a CDS encoding uncharacterized protein (ID:PFLUO_003454-T1.cds;~source:funannotate), with the translated sequence MPDLHSLPQGTRPDHAIRNNGPTDLVLERAKLRELAEGWPCYRDACEWENFESIFHPGAYVYTTWSGRVSYKDFIAASKAGMDKGAFIMHRCHGVTTDITPDASRAVTKMKATITQRFTIDGAEVDAEADCRFCFFFEKTDGRWGARFVRHWYEKDKLIPVNPNKFPKLDEEKLNSYPEGYKCLAYCQELTMGVTVLKDMPGHRRHVGTPAGEKHDLLYRLAKNWLDGKDIEV